In one Catenovulum adriaticum genomic region, the following are encoded:
- the tgt gene encoding tRNA guanosine(34) transglycosylase Tgt, which yields MKYTKLATDGKARRGTLTFARGEVQTPAFMPVGTYGTVKGVTPEELKDTGAQICLGNTFHLMLRPGTEIIKMHGDLHDFMNWQGPILTDSGGFQVFSLGDLRKISEEGVIFRSPINGERIELTPEKAMQVQRDLGSDIVMIFDECTPYPATESEARSSMELSLRWAKRSKDAHQGNPSALFGIVQGGMYPHLRDESLQGLTDIGFDGYAIGGLSVGEPKADMINILNNLTDKMPDDKPRYLMGVGKPEDIVEAVRRGVDMFDCVMPTRNARNGHIFVSDGVLKLRNARHKTDTGPLDENCDCYTCKNYSRAYLHHLDKCNEILGAQLNTIHNLRFYQKVMEDLRGAIEQGQLEQYVEAFYSARDLPVPALEDE from the coding sequence ATGAAATATACCAAACTGGCAACTGACGGCAAAGCACGCCGTGGAACACTTACATTTGCCCGTGGTGAAGTACAAACACCTGCTTTTATGCCTGTAGGTACTTACGGAACAGTTAAAGGGGTAACGCCAGAAGAGTTAAAAGACACAGGCGCACAAATTTGTTTAGGGAATACCTTTCATTTAATGTTGCGTCCCGGAACCGAAATCATCAAAATGCATGGTGATTTACATGATTTTATGAATTGGCAAGGCCCCATTTTAACTGACTCAGGCGGTTTTCAGGTATTTAGCTTAGGTGATTTACGCAAAATTAGTGAAGAAGGCGTAATTTTTCGCTCGCCGATAAATGGCGAACGAATCGAATTAACGCCTGAAAAAGCCATGCAGGTGCAACGTGATTTAGGATCAGATATTGTCATGATATTTGATGAATGCACACCTTATCCTGCGACCGAATCTGAAGCTCGCTCATCAATGGAACTCTCGTTACGCTGGGCTAAGCGCTCTAAAGACGCGCATCAAGGCAATCCATCTGCATTATTTGGGATTGTTCAGGGCGGCATGTACCCACATCTAAGAGATGAAAGTTTACAAGGGTTAACAGACATCGGTTTTGATGGTTATGCGATTGGTGGTTTATCTGTAGGTGAACCTAAAGCAGATATGATCAACATTTTAAATAACCTGACAGATAAAATGCCTGATGATAAACCCAGGTACTTAATGGGTGTTGGTAAACCAGAAGACATCGTAGAAGCAGTTCGCCGTGGTGTTGATATGTTTGATTGCGTGATGCCAACGCGTAATGCGAGAAACGGACATATATTTGTGAGTGACGGTGTGCTTAAACTAAGAAACGCCAGACACAAAACAGATACAGGGCCATTAGACGAAAATTGTGACTGCTACACTTGTAAAAATTATTCTCGTGCATATTTACATCACTTAGATAAGTGTAATGAAATTTTAGGTGCGCAACTTAACACCATTCATAATTTACGTTTTTATCAAAAAGTAATGGAAGATTTACGAGGCGCCATTGAACAAGGTCAGCTTGAACAATACGTTGAAGCTTTCTATAGTGCACGCGATTTACCTGTCCCGGCGCTTGAAGACGAATAA
- the yajC gene encoding preprotein translocase subunit YajC, with product MDFLIANAHAAEAAPQGGGLQMIIMLAVFGLIFYFMLYRPQAKRMKEHKALIASIGKGDEVLTQGGLVGKVSKVSEEKDFVLVTLAEGVEVPVQKSAVTAVLPKGTIKSI from the coding sequence ATGGACTTTTTAATTGCAAATGCACATGCCGCAGAAGCTGCACCACAGGGTGGCGGTCTTCAAATGATCATTATGTTAGCTGTATTTGGTTTAATTTTTTACTTTATGTTATATCGCCCACAAGCGAAAAGAATGAAAGAACATAAAGCATTAATCGCATCAATCGGTAAAGGTGATGAAGTTTTAACACAAGGCGGTTTAGTGGGTAAGGTAAGTAAAGTATCTGAAGAAAAAGACTTTGTATTAGTGACACTTGCCGAAGGCGTTGAAGTTCCAGTTCAAAAATCAGCTGTGACTGCGGTATTACCAAAAGGGACTATCAAGTCAATCTAA
- the secD gene encoding protein translocase subunit SecD → MLNKYPLWKYLLILFVVVAGFLYALPNLYGEDPAVQISATRGGQVTVSELGDVKAALDEAGVEYRSASIEDNQIQIRFTDTDDQLEARDLAMQTLGADYIVALNLMTAQPQWLEDVGGSPMKLGLDLRGGVHFLMEVDMSVAMAKKQEEMLEDFRSELRDERIRYHRLQEFGNGVKVTFRDADTFEKALDFLADAHPELLIDEASNEDNTITATMSETRIREVKEYALSQNITIIRNRVNQLGVAEPLVMRQGAERIVVELPGVQDTARAKEILGATATLEFRQVDENADPRSAAAGRVPPGSEVYYDRRNGNPVVLTQSVILTGNHITDANSSFDEYQRPQVNIDLDNQGGNKMSRFTKDNIGKPMATLFVEYKPTGRKKPDGSVEFEAIKEVINVATIQARLARSFRITGIDSASEAQNLALLLRAGALIAPIQIVEERTVGPSLGQENIDLGMTAIIWGFCLVLIFMVMYYRGFGLIANVALALNLVLIVGVMSLIPGATLTLPGMAGIVLTVGMAVDANVLIFERIREEIIDGRGPQQAIHKGYDSAFSTIADANITTFIAAVILFAVGSGPIKGFAVTLAIGILTSMFTAIVVTRGIVNAAVGGKKVKKLSI, encoded by the coding sequence GTGTTAAATAAATATCCATTATGGAAATACCTGCTAATACTATTTGTAGTAGTAGCAGGTTTTTTGTATGCACTTCCTAATCTTTATGGGGAAGATCCAGCCGTACAAATTTCCGCCACTCGTGGTGGTCAAGTTACTGTTTCTGAATTAGGTGATGTAAAAGCCGCACTAGATGAAGCCGGTGTTGAGTATCGCTCAGCAAGCATTGAAGATAACCAAATTCAAATTCGCTTTACCGATACTGATGATCAATTAGAAGCGCGTGATCTCGCTATGCAAACATTAGGGGCCGACTATATTGTGGCGCTTAATTTAATGACAGCGCAACCACAATGGCTTGAAGACGTTGGCGGCAGTCCAATGAAACTCGGGCTTGATTTACGCGGTGGTGTTCACTTTTTAATGGAAGTGGATATGAGTGTTGCAATGGCGAAAAAACAAGAAGAAATGCTTGAAGATTTTCGTTCAGAGCTACGTGATGAACGTATTCGCTACCACAGATTACAAGAGTTCGGCAACGGTGTAAAAGTGACATTCAGAGATGCTGATACGTTTGAAAAAGCATTAGACTTCTTAGCGGATGCTCACCCAGAGTTATTAATTGATGAAGCTTCAAACGAAGATAACACCATCACAGCAACCATGTCAGAAACGCGCATTCGTGAGGTAAAAGAATATGCGTTAAGCCAAAATATCACTATTATTCGTAACCGGGTTAATCAACTTGGGGTAGCTGAACCTTTGGTTATGCGCCAAGGCGCAGAACGAATAGTAGTTGAATTACCGGGTGTACAAGATACAGCGCGTGCAAAAGAAATTTTAGGCGCGACAGCTACACTTGAATTTAGACAAGTAGACGAAAATGCCGATCCACGTTCTGCAGCAGCAGGTCGTGTACCACCGGGATCTGAGGTTTATTATGATCGCCGTAATGGTAATCCGGTAGTATTAACCCAATCGGTGATTTTAACTGGTAATCACATTACTGATGCAAATTCGAGTTTTGATGAATATCAACGCCCACAGGTTAATATTGATTTAGATAACCAAGGCGGTAATAAAATGTCGCGTTTTACCAAAGATAATATTGGTAAACCTATGGCAACTTTATTTGTTGAGTACAAACCGACCGGCCGTAAAAAACCAGACGGTAGTGTTGAATTTGAAGCCATTAAAGAAGTTATTAACGTTGCAACCATTCAAGCTCGTTTAGCTCGCAGCTTTAGAATTACCGGCATTGATAGCGCCAGCGAAGCTCAAAACCTGGCTTTATTATTACGTGCTGGTGCGCTGATTGCGCCCATTCAAATTGTTGAAGAGCGTACTGTAGGCCCAAGCTTAGGTCAGGAAAATATTGATTTAGGTATGACCGCCATAATCTGGGGCTTTTGTTTAGTGCTTATCTTTATGGTGATGTATTATCGCGGCTTTGGTCTTATCGCTAATGTAGCACTTGCGCTTAACTTGGTACTAATTGTTGGCGTAATGTCGTTGATACCGGGAGCAACATTAACCTTACCTGGTATGGCAGGTATTGTTTTAACCGTGGGTATGGCAGTTGATGCGAATGTATTGATATTTGAACGGATTCGCGAAGAAATTATCGATGGTAGAGGCCCTCAACAAGCAATACATAAAGGGTACGATAGCGCGTTTTCAACCATTGCTGATGCAAACATTACCACCTTTATTGCTGCCGTAATTTTATTCGCAGTAGGCTCAGGCCCAATTAAAGGGTTTGCTGTAACACTAGCCATTGGTATTTTAACTTCAATGTTTACTGCTATCGTTGTTACCCGTGGTATTGTCAACGCAGCGGTTGGCGGCAAAAAAGTTAAAAAACTTTCAATTTAA
- the secF gene encoding protein translocase subunit SecF — protein sequence MMWLKLKNTVPFMKWGKLAIAFSALMVIASIASISINGLKFGLDFTGGTLLEVGYEKPADLSEIRSELEANGFADAVVQHFGNSSDVLIRLAPRNHVKPETLSNQVLDLVSSDKLGKAEMRRIEFVGPSVGEELKEQGGLAMLVALICILIYVSFRFEWRFALGSVLALAHDVIITVGFFSILGIEFDLTVLAAVLAVIGYSLNDTIVVFDRIRENFRKLRTGTPAEIIDTSLTQTLSRTTITSLTTVLVLTALFYKGGALIHGFATALLFGVGIGTYSSIFVASVFALKLGISREDLIPAEIEKEGADQDPLM from the coding sequence ATTATGTGGTTAAAATTAAAAAATACAGTGCCTTTTATGAAATGGGGCAAGCTAGCCATTGCGTTTTCAGCACTAATGGTAATTGCATCTATCGCTTCTATTTCAATTAATGGGCTTAAATTTGGGCTAGATTTTACAGGTGGAACATTACTTGAAGTCGGCTATGAAAAACCAGCTGATTTATCTGAAATCAGAAGCGAGTTAGAAGCAAACGGTTTTGCGGATGCTGTTGTGCAACACTTTGGTAATAGCTCAGATGTATTGATTCGACTTGCACCCAGAAATCATGTCAAACCTGAAACGCTAAGCAATCAGGTATTAGATTTAGTTTCAAGTGATAAATTAGGCAAAGCAGAAATGCGCCGGATTGAGTTTGTAGGCCCAAGTGTGGGTGAAGAACTTAAAGAGCAGGGCGGTTTAGCGATGCTTGTTGCGCTTATTTGTATCTTAATTTATGTGTCTTTTCGGTTCGAATGGCGATTTGCTTTAGGCTCAGTATTAGCGCTAGCGCATGATGTTATTATCACCGTCGGCTTTTTCTCAATATTAGGGATAGAGTTTGACTTAACCGTATTAGCGGCTGTTTTAGCTGTGATAGGTTACTCATTAAACGATACGATAGTGGTATTTGACCGCATACGTGAAAACTTTAGAAAACTGCGAACCGGTACACCGGCAGAAATTATCGATACATCGTTAACGCAAACCTTAAGCAGAACGACCATTACCTCGTTAACCACTGTTTTAGTATTGACTGCTTTATTTTATAAAGGGGGTGCGTTAATACATGGGTTTGCAACGGCGTTGTTATTTGGTGTCGGTATTGGTACTTATTCTTCTATTTTTGTTGCGAGTGTATTTGCATTAAAACTAGGCATTAGCCGAGAAGATTTAATTCCAGCTGAAATTGAAAAAGAAGGTGCTGATCAAGATCCATTAATGTAA
- a CDS encoding DUF2845 domain-containing protein, translating to MLAKSKYRDRIFKLISFLIINLVCFNQSLAAGFRCNTGQHIKVGMSTEQVLQLCGQPKQKYSKAPAILKQQILKPKRIKVWLYHPGAYQYQQYLVINKNKIIDQIIRGKRLGQNQ from the coding sequence ATGCTGGCAAAGTCTAAATACCGAGATCGTATTTTTAAATTAATAAGCTTTTTAATTATTAATTTAGTTTGTTTTAATCAAAGTTTGGCTGCAGGATTTAGATGCAATACCGGACAGCACATTAAAGTTGGGATGAGCACAGAGCAAGTTTTACAATTGTGCGGCCAGCCAAAACAAAAATACTCAAAAGCTCCAGCGATATTAAAACAGCAAATTTTAAAACCTAAACGAATTAAAGTTTGGCTATATCATCCAGGTGCTTATCAATATCAGCAGTACTTAGTGATTAATAAAAATAAAATCATAGACCAAATTATTCGCGGTAAACGTCTAGGCCAAAATCAATAA
- a CDS encoding PilZ domain-containing protein, translating to MIGRDDQRSYYRMMINADCTVVIDTLEAPQEISAICRDLSSNGLAIELEQALDIGQQISFIVHSANDQIPSLTGKGQVLRCNAEGTSSFLCGVEISDLI from the coding sequence ATGATTGGACGTGACGACCAACGCTCGTACTACAGAATGATGATTAACGCAGATTGCACAGTAGTAATTGACACACTTGAAGCACCTCAGGAAATATCAGCCATTTGCAGAGATTTAAGCTCAAACGGCCTTGCAATTGAGCTTGAGCAAGCTTTAGATATCGGCCAGCAAATTAGCTTTATTGTACACTCAGCAAATGATCAAATACCATCGTTAACGGGTAAAGGCCAAGTGCTTAGATGCAATGCAGAAGGAACATCCAGCTTTTTATGTGGTGTTGAAATAAGTGATTTAATCTAA
- the hrpA gene encoding ATP-dependent RNA helicase HrpA translates to MSKLNRQSLQLLKQVYQADYFRLKKRFFNIEKTKDPVKQQSSFEAWLKQVEASVLFKQQRAKNQPKPEYPDLPVSDKREDIIAAISSNQVVIIAGETGSGKTTQLPKMCLEAGCGLNGFIGHTQPRRLAARSVANRIAEELKSPMGEQVGYKVRFNDHTKPETYIKLMTDGILLAEIQQDRFLNQYDTIIIDEAHERSLNIDFILGYLKQLLPKRPDLKVIITSATIDVERFSKHFNNAPVFEVSGRTYPVEIRYQPMVDNTKSDNENNDDDQLDGIFTAVKSLCKEGLGDILIFMNGEREIRDTADGLNALNLRDTEVLPLYARLSNAEQNRVFQSHPGRRIVLSTNVAETSLTVPGIRYVIDPGTARISRYSARTKVQRLPIEAISQASANQRAGRCGRVAAGICIRLYSEEDYLSRPEFTDPEILRTNLASVILQMHALGLGDISAFPFVQPPDNRNINDGILLLQEIGALKQTKNKTQASLTQVGRQVSKLPVDPRLGKMVFSAEQFGCLKELIVIVAGLSIQDPRERPNDKKQAADEKHKRFDDESSDFLSYLNLWRHLDSQQNELSQNQFRKQCKKEFLNYLRIREWQDVVYQLTESTKELGWKISQQEADFKTIHQALITGLLSHIGNKDNKQGYNGARNTKFVVFPGSALSKTKAKWIMAAELVETSRLFARTVAKIEPEWIEPLATHLVNKKYSEPHWEKKRGSVVAFENQVLYGLTIVHKRKVQYGKIDPPVCREIFIREALVNGDVNLNEPFLKQNQNLIEEIETLEAKSRRRDILADETELFEFYHHKLPDTIVDLVSFKQWWKQQKQVQPDYLTLTTNDLMRHDAEAITTEQFPDTWRQGNLTLPLEYVFEPSQAADGINIVIPLALLNQVESTGFDWSIQGYRHELAVALIKSLPKPIRKNFVPAPDYASACLQAMKNNDGDFISSLSYQLKRMTGVTVDQDAWDLTQIPAHLRINYKVIDENGKAVANGKDLDQIKQKLQHKVAETLTQVAEDGIERSGLTEWDFDELAKEYSTNQSHYEVKAYPALNDDKDSVSIKLFDTQSQADWSMLQGVTRLIYLNLPSPRRYLQEKLPNKAKLGLYFNAFGQVKDLIQDCIEACIQDYLLGLAELPREKAAYQKAHEHLRAEIADLVLAVAKQVERILTLSNQVNKKLKGKSSFELIQAQSDVKQQMSELIFKGFVTKFGVNKLADIERYIQGIDRRLEKLATDPVRDRLNRDQVQKLTEQVSGALEGLYDDGPHNPAAWQIKWMIEELRISLFAQNLGTAYPISAKRISQFIQQSQKEGALN, encoded by the coding sequence TTGTCCAAGCTTAATCGTCAATCGTTACAGTTACTTAAACAAGTTTATCAAGCGGATTATTTCCGTCTTAAAAAGCGTTTTTTTAATATTGAAAAAACCAAAGATCCGGTTAAACAGCAAAGTTCATTTGAGGCTTGGTTAAAACAAGTTGAAGCTTCTGTATTGTTTAAACAACAAAGAGCAAAAAACCAACCTAAACCAGAATACCCTGATTTACCCGTTTCAGATAAACGTGAAGATATCATTGCCGCTATTTCCAGCAATCAAGTTGTTATTATTGCTGGTGAAACAGGTTCAGGTAAAACCACTCAGTTACCCAAAATGTGTTTAGAAGCCGGTTGTGGCTTGAATGGTTTTATTGGCCACACCCAGCCAAGGCGTTTGGCTGCACGTAGTGTCGCTAACCGTATTGCAGAAGAATTAAAAAGCCCGATGGGCGAACAAGTTGGTTATAAAGTTAGATTTAACGATCACACCAAACCAGAAACTTATATTAAATTAATGACCGACGGTATTTTGTTGGCGGAGATTCAACAAGATAGATTTTTAAATCAATACGATACAATTATTATTGATGAAGCGCATGAGCGTAGTTTAAATATTGATTTTATTTTAGGTTATTTAAAACAACTTTTGCCTAAACGCCCTGATTTAAAAGTCATTATTACTTCAGCCACCATTGATGTTGAACGTTTTTCAAAACACTTTAATAATGCGCCTGTGTTTGAAGTGTCTGGCAGAACCTACCCAGTTGAAATTCGTTATCAGCCCATGGTTGATAACACAAAAAGTGATAATGAAAACAACGATGATGATCAACTCGATGGCATCTTTACCGCCGTTAAGTCGCTGTGTAAAGAAGGCTTAGGTGACATTCTCATTTTCATGAATGGCGAGCGTGAAATTCGCGATACCGCCGATGGTTTAAACGCACTTAATTTACGAGATACCGAAGTACTGCCGCTTTATGCCAGGCTATCCAATGCAGAACAAAACCGTGTATTTCAATCTCATCCGGGACGCCGCATTGTATTATCAACTAATGTAGCTGAAACCTCGTTAACGGTTCCGGGAATTCGATATGTTATTGATCCTGGAACAGCGCGTATTTCCCGCTACAGCGCTCGAACCAAAGTTCAACGCTTGCCAATTGAAGCGATTTCTCAAGCTAGTGCAAATCAAAGAGCAGGGCGCTGTGGTCGTGTTGCTGCTGGTATTTGTATTCGTTTATATAGTGAAGAAGATTATTTATCTCGCCCAGAGTTTACCGATCCTGAAATTCTAAGAACCAATTTAGCCTCTGTTATTTTACAAATGCATGCATTAGGTTTAGGTGATATTTCGGCATTTCCATTTGTTCAGCCACCAGACAACCGTAATATTAATGACGGAATTTTATTGCTCCAAGAAATTGGCGCACTGAAACAAACCAAAAATAAAACCCAAGCTAGCTTAACGCAAGTCGGCCGGCAAGTCTCTAAATTACCCGTTGATCCTCGATTAGGTAAGATGGTCTTTAGTGCGGAACAATTTGGCTGTTTAAAAGAGCTTATTGTGATTGTTGCCGGCTTAAGTATTCAAGACCCTCGTGAACGACCCAACGATAAAAAGCAAGCCGCAGATGAAAAACATAAACGTTTTGACGATGAAAGCTCTGATTTTTTAAGTTACTTAAATCTGTGGCGACACTTAGACTCGCAACAAAATGAATTGTCACAAAACCAATTTAGAAAACAATGCAAAAAAGAGTTTTTAAACTACTTACGGATCCGTGAATGGCAAGATGTGGTTTACCAACTAACCGAATCGACTAAAGAGCTAGGTTGGAAAATTAGCCAACAAGAAGCTGATTTTAAAACGATTCATCAGGCACTCATTACCGGTTTATTAAGTCATATAGGCAATAAAGATAACAAGCAAGGCTATAACGGCGCACGTAATACTAAGTTTGTGGTTTTTCCGGGTTCAGCGTTAAGCAAAACCAAAGCAAAATGGATTATGGCCGCAGAGTTGGTAGAAACCAGCCGTTTATTTGCGCGCACGGTCGCTAAAATTGAACCAGAATGGATAGAGCCATTAGCGACACATTTGGTAAATAAAAAATATTCAGAGCCACATTGGGAGAAAAAGCGCGGCAGTGTCGTCGCGTTTGAAAATCAGGTTTTATATGGCTTAACCATAGTTCATAAACGTAAAGTTCAATACGGAAAAATTGATCCGCCAGTTTGCCGAGAGATTTTTATTCGTGAAGCTTTAGTCAATGGTGATGTGAACTTAAATGAACCTTTTTTAAAACAAAATCAAAATTTAATAGAAGAAATAGAAACACTGGAAGCTAAGTCTAGACGGCGTGATATTTTGGCAGACGAAACTGAGTTATTTGAGTTTTATCATCACAAATTGCCAGACACTATTGTCGACTTGGTGAGTTTTAAGCAATGGTGGAAACAACAAAAACAAGTTCAGCCGGATTATTTAACACTAACAACCAATGATTTAATGCGCCACGATGCTGAAGCAATTACCACTGAGCAATTTCCTGATACTTGGCGACAAGGTAACTTAACCCTGCCGTTAGAATACGTATTTGAGCCCAGCCAAGCAGCTGATGGGATCAATATTGTGATACCGCTAGCGCTATTAAATCAAGTTGAATCCACCGGTTTTGATTGGTCAATTCAAGGCTATCGCCATGAGTTAGCCGTTGCCTTGATTAAATCATTACCTAAGCCGATTCGTAAAAACTTTGTCCCAGCACCTGATTACGCCAGTGCCTGTTTACAGGCTATGAAAAATAACGATGGTGACTTTATTAGCAGTTTAAGTTATCAGCTTAAGCGCATGACAGGCGTAACAGTCGACCAAGATGCTTGGGATTTAACCCAAATTCCAGCCCATTTAAGAATCAATTACAAAGTAATTGATGAAAATGGTAAAGCCGTTGCAAATGGCAAAGATTTAGATCAAATAAAACAAAAATTACAGCACAAAGTAGCAGAAACATTAACCCAAGTTGCCGAAGATGGGATTGAGCGCAGCGGATTAACAGAGTGGGATTTTGACGAACTTGCAAAAGAATATTCAACCAATCAAAGTCACTATGAAGTGAAAGCATATCCAGCGCTAAATGACGATAAAGATTCGGTTTCTATAAAATTGTTCGATACGCAAAGCCAGGCTGATTGGTCAATGCTACAAGGTGTTACTAGGCTAATTTATTTAAACTTGCCATCGCCTCGCCGATATTTACAAGAAAAGTTACCCAATAAAGCTAAGCTTGGTCTATATTTTAACGCGTTTGGCCAAGTTAAAGACTTAATTCAAGACTGTATCGAAGCTTGTATTCAAGACTATTTACTTGGCTTGGCAGAGTTACCTAGAGAAAAAGCCGCATATCAAAAAGCGCATGAACACCTAAGAGCTGAGATCGCGGATCTCGTTTTGGCTGTAGCGAAACAAGTTGAGCGTATTTTAACTTTATCAAATCAGGTAAATAAAAAGCTAAAAGGTAAAAGTAGTTTTGAACTTATTCAAGCTCAAAGTGATGTTAAACAGCAAATGAGCGAGCTTATATTTAAAGGTTTTGTCACTAAGTTTGGCGTTAATAAACTAGCGGATATTGAACGTTATATCCAAGGGATTGACCGCAGACTTGAAAAATTAGCAACCGATCCGGTAAGAGACAGATTAAATCGGGATCAAGTTCAAAAATTAACTGAACAAGTGAGCGGTGCTTTAGAGGGGTTATATGACGATGGCCCTCATAATCCAGCGGCTTGGCAAATTAAATGGATGATTGAAGAGTTAAGAATCAGCTTATTTGCGCAAAATTTAGGAACGGCATATCCAATTTCTGCCAAACGGATATCTCAATTTATACAGCAAAGTCAAAAAGAGGGTGCTTTAAACTAG
- a CDS encoding CBS domain-containing protein has protein sequence MKSLRVEDFMTKRAITFSVDMTIAEAVERILDINQSGGPVIDEQGKVVGFLSEQDCITQMIESTYYREQVARVGDIMSQDIVSVKPQTSVLDVAQQMALKRPRIYPVIDDEGHLVGTIHRHQILKAIDTHLNEEYNMAI, from the coding sequence ATGAAATCATTACGCGTTGAAGATTTTATGACTAAAAGAGCCATTACATTTTCTGTTGATATGACAATCGCAGAAGCGGTCGAGCGTATACTAGATATTAATCAATCTGGTGGACCCGTCATTGACGAGCAGGGAAAAGTGGTTGGTTTTTTATCAGAGCAAGATTGCATTACTCAAATGATTGAATCAACTTACTATCGAGAGCAAGTCGCCCGAGTTGGCGATATTATGAGTCAAGATATTGTTTCAGTAAAACCACAAACTTCGGTTTTAGATGTCGCACAACAAATGGCACTCAAACGACCAAGAATTTATCCTGTTATCGATGATGAAGGCCATTTAGTCGGCACCATCCATCGCCATCAAATTCTAAAAGCGATCGATACACACTTAAACGAAGAATATAATATGGCAATTTAA
- a CDS encoding response regulator, whose amino-acid sequence MDKADLSDFPSLKVLIIDESTLVHNMLTTSLNDLGISYIRCAENAYYALRLAEQTQFHIVICAFNVNSDKDGFHLLEELKFKGHVNKRTVLIFLSADTQASLVNSIVELQPDDFWVKPLAHKQVQARLNHTLSIKKTLYNVYQAIDQKEYSKVIYCVERHLLNPDLKKFHLPLMRLKGEAYLSLLEFTEAQVFFKALLAQHQLS is encoded by the coding sequence ATGGATAAAGCCGATCTTAGTGATTTTCCTTCGTTAAAAGTACTCATCATTGATGAAAGTACTTTAGTGCACAATATGTTAACCACCAGCTTAAATGACTTGGGGATCTCATATATTCGTTGTGCAGAAAATGCTTATTATGCATTGCGATTAGCGGAACAAACCCAATTTCATATTGTCATTTGTGCTTTTAATGTAAATAGTGATAAAGATGGATTTCACTTATTAGAAGAGCTCAAATTCAAAGGCCATGTAAATAAAAGAACAGTGCTGATTTTTTTAAGCGCAGATACCCAAGCAAGTTTAGTGAATAGCATTGTAGAGTTGCAGCCAGACGATTTTTGGGTCAAGCCATTAGCACATAAACAAGTACAGGCACGTTTAAACCATACGCTGTCTATTAAAAAAACCTTGTATAATGTTTATCAAGCAATAGATCAAAAAGAATACAGTAAAGTCATTTATTGTGTTGAGCGTCACTTATTAAACCCAGATTTAAAGAAATTTCATTTGCCTTTAATGCGTTTAAAAGGCGAAGCTTATTTAAGTTTACTTGAATTCACTGAAGCACAAGTATTTTTTAAAGCGTTACTGGCACAACATCAACTAAGCTGA
- a CDS encoding DUF2214 family protein, translating into MLDILVRYAHFIGIIVLSSALFAQHILLKAEINQQQLKQLKVVDRIYGVSAFIVLLSGLALLLWVGKPAEFYAKNPVFHVKMTLFVVMAALSLAPTLFLIKQKSQTSQVIQVPKYLLHIVRFESLLLIAIPLAATFMAAGFGLK; encoded by the coding sequence ATGTTAGATATTTTAGTCCGTTATGCACATTTTATAGGCATTATAGTTTTAAGCTCAGCGTTATTTGCCCAGCATATTTTATTAAAAGCTGAAATTAATCAGCAGCAATTAAAACAATTAAAAGTGGTTGACCGAATTTATGGGGTTAGCGCATTTATTGTTTTATTATCGGGTTTAGCGCTATTGTTATGGGTAGGCAAACCTGCAGAGTTTTACGCAAAAAACCCAGTATTTCATGTAAAAATGACATTATTCGTGGTGATGGCCGCATTATCGCTTGCGCCTACTTTATTTTTAATAAAACAAAAATCGCAAACGAGCCAAGTTATTCAAGTGCCTAAATATTTACTTCATATTGTTAGATTTGAATCTTTACTCTTAATTGCTATTCCACTTGCTGCTACCTTTATGGCTGCCGGGTTTGGCTTAAAATAA